aaatacaaaaaatgtaaacagttttgtcatagcacttttagatcggattataattaaattttattttgataaaaaatcaattcagggtcctatttaaactattttagaaaatagaaggttcattttgtcatttaacaaaacacatggtctaattggtaatttttgtaaaatagagGGTCCAAAATCATATTTAccctattttatatttatttttaattttaaaaaatgaaaattaaacactagtctcaaaattaaaaaattaaccattcaaaaaaaaattaatattatttttttaatgtaaattttaagatatatatttaGGATTTTTTATACAACCATCAATTATCTAGAGGGAAAACTAGGTTAAAAATCCTAATCCTAATCCTAATCATAAAcctaaattaaaaaatcatcatataaaatttcatatttaaacTTTAGATTAGAAGAATTCAACCCATCAATTTCAACtcgtaaattataattatttttctttttgttcgtTCCTTacttcaaattcacttttcaaaGAGAGAGACTCAATCTCTAGGTATGTTTTAGTTTTACTCTGTTTAaatcttctttcttgtttttatatacataaaattaTTTGTTCATATTCTCAGCtccatagattttttttttttgaagataaTTAATAATGGAAAAGAGCAAGAAAGAGGATTCAACTGAACTATTTCAGTATATTCCAAAGGAAATTATACCAAATATCATGACCAAACTTCCACATGACCTAATTATGAAGTTAAGGAACTCATACAAAGAATGGAAGCAATTCACATCTAATGCAACATTTATTGCTGATTCATTCTTTCACACCAAACCCAATTCAATCTTGATCCAAATCCCAACATTTAAACCATCAACCCCAGCCCACAAAAGGAAATACAAGTCAAAGTTGTTAGAATTGGATGAGAATGGACTAGGGTTCAAGGTCAAAAACTTTGGTATGGCAGGGATGAGAAGGGTTAGTTCTTGCTGTAATGGTTTACTCTTAGTAAATGATATGAATGTAAAGACCTTAGTTGTAATGAACACTATGACTAAGTGTTATGCTACTCTTCCTACATGCCCTTCTCATTGCCCACATAAATCTTGTGGTATGGCTCTAGTGTACATCTCTAGTAAAAAACAGTACAAAGTCATACACATCTATAATCATGGTTTTGGGTTTGAGTTATTGACTTTAGGCACTACTCAATGGAAGGTAATTCCATGGCCATCTCTTGTTGATTTGTATTCTCCTTATCATTTTTTTTGGAGTGATCCTTTGTGCACAAATGATCAATTACTCCTCCATTGGAAGCTTAATACATTTAAACATTtcattgtaacaatggatacaCATGAGGAAAGGTTATGGAGGACTATGTTGCCTTATGAAATAATTGGTGAAAACTTCTCAATATTTGAGATGAAGGGTTGTCTTTCTTTGATGTCAAATGTTTCCTCTACTAAATTTGATGTGTGGGTTTTGAAAGATTTTGATGAAAAACGAGTTTGGTGTAAAAGTTTTAGTGTTTGGGCAGATTCAATAACTTACTTGTCACCCAAGTTTCTTCCTAACAGTAGTACTAAAGCTTTGCCTGATTTTAGTAAACTTGAGGCTGTGATGACCTTGAGAAATGGTGAAGTAATAGTTTTGAAGAACAATAAATCTGGTTGTTGTTATTTGTATGAGACAAGGCTTGAGAGGTTGAAGAAATGTAGTGATGATATTTGTTGGGGTAAAAGTAACTTGTTACATTATAAGACCAGCTTTATCTATTGGGAGAATTATGAAGAATTGCTCACCAGAGAAACTATTTAATAGAACTTGGAATGTTTAGCATTTTTTTTAGcttttagttattattatttttccctttacttttaaatttcattGTAATTTGGAGAATTTATTTAAATTCTCATAAGTAGtaatatgttgatgatattttcttttcttttcataaACTTAAAAGTGTCATGAAATGGTTACATTTGTAATATGAACTAAACTTATGCTTTTAGGTTATTACATTGCTACTTTTCTTCTTATAcatttcataagagtatttttcTTATGTTGTTTTCATGTGTTACCCTCTCCAATTATGAGTAACATGCTTATAGAGTAATAAATTAGGTGAAAATCTTCATCTTAAATACCATTAAAATTGATGTCTTTactgaaatagaatttcatgaaTGGAAAGACAAACTTTGTTAGGTGACAATTCCAAGCTCACTGTGACACTTGATAAACTAAATTTATGGTCATATTATACATTTGGTTTTAAAAGTTCTTTTATTGGTTGCCAtcacttttttaaaaattgaaaatacatttttggaatttaaataatatgtattGTTTTCTAATCTTTTGTAGATCTATATTTGtatctttataattttttaaattctgtgctttgaaaaattaatttttaaattttgtgtttTTGTAGATTAAAATTGGGGTATGTAGACCTAATTTTTACCCAAAAACTTATGAATATAACTAAAACTAGTAAACTTTGCAATTGTTTatagaaatttaaaattatttttatgtataatttaaaaaatataaatatttaaaaaataataaatctatATAGAGAACTctaaagaatttaaaaaaaacaaatcatcatacatataaaaaaaattacacaaagaaATATCTTCAAATGTACGTtatagtgaaaaaaaattagaaacagAATAATCTTCACATAAAATAGAGAACTcacataataattttaaatctataaaaaactcattatatatataatttaaaaataacttaCATTCAAAATCGATGTCATCACCGTATTCAATAATATCCTTAAATGTACAAAAATTTAGATTAATTGGAAagtgtattagaaaaaaaaaaattattagctcAGTATACtatcaaaatttatatgtttataatgaAAAAAGTAGGATAAGTTGTAAGTGTGCTAATTtacatatttatatgttttttatttttatttttattttcgtaAATAAACATGtaaattcaattttaaataattaaaatgtaaataaaattgtGATACTTTTCTAAATATAcaacattttattttaatttttaaatcatgattgattagattttttttattccacgtttaatttttatttatataattgtcTAATTATTATAGATAATTTTTgtgaattatttgaattttattttgaatttagaGATTTAATGTTACAtgtattttttacattttcaattatttttatttaactttcAACAATACTTTACACAtaatcataaataaattaaaaatttagaatgattagaatttgagtatttattagtaaatacatatgatttattattattttttttatcaaattataaGAATTTTTTACGTGTTGTGCTTTTgagctattttatttgtgcttacgTGTTATGTCTTTGGGCTTATCGTGCTTAATCTTATTTTTTCGTGTCGTGATATGCTAATTTACAACATCGTATCGTACCCAAGCCTATATTTTTTCATATCGAGTTGTACTTGTGCCTCTTGACTCGTGCCGTATCAAAAAGCCTGATACATACGTATTTACAATACTAGTTGGGAGTTTTATAATATTTTGGTAGATATTTTGAtcattgaaattatttatagaaagcaagtttttaattatttaattttttgagagacattttaaatttaaaatatattttttagaaaaaaattagtaaattgTGAAAGCATAATTTTGCTCATTTTTTTAAACCATAACTTtgctatttttcataaaaatatttagaataattagtaattttgtcCGCTAAATTTTTGACACAACTTGATTCTGCCCTCTAAAATATGCAACTTGTTAAAAGTTCTACTTGAACTTTTACATTTACATAAATTTAATCATTCTGTTAAGTTTTATCCCATTATTCCATTTAAATGCTAATATATATTTGTGAATTAGTAATTTTGCCGTCTAAACTTTGGCAACTATCAAAACGTAcattctcaaaataaaaatgagaaagattcaacattttttttttatataaatcttaaaaaattatttaaatcttaaaatatcattttgaataattaagaaaattaaaaaagaaatcaatttttttaaaaaaattaattatttttattttattaaaagtccatttaaatttaagaaagtatattaaaaattcaattttcgTGAAACTAAAGTTTACGGTATTATCTGTGTTTTCATATGAGGACACATGTAATTTCTAAAGCCAATTACAATTCAGGACTTCAGGCCCAACCAAGATAATGTGTCAGATCCATTAGCGAAGCCAAGTCTTCCGAATGACGGGCATACGACTCATCTAGGCGAGATAATCCTTCAACACAACGAGAATCCGAAAGATATCATTTGGAGTGTCCAGAGAAGTAGTCAACAAACGTCCAGACATCCAGCTCCATATCACACCTATAAATATCAGATTCCACGATATCAGGACTTAGCTCCCAAGATCTCGTTTGAGGATCATATCTTTCCAATATGGAAAGATAGTAATTGACAATCAAATATTTAATGTGTTTTTATTCTCTACAAAAGTAGGACATGATTTGGACAACTATCGACATGATGTGGTATCCACATCAGCATACAATCGACACCTCATGGGCCGAGCTCCATTAGATGAGCCAAGTCAATATGTTATTTGTATTTACCCCATCAGGGGCAAAGTGAAATGAATAAGAATCCTAGCactataaatataagaaaactcaTTCAAGCAAAGGGTTATAAGTTCATTCCTCAATTGCTTAGGCAAAATCTAGGGCTCAAACACTTGTGTAAATCATAAGATTTGTTAACCACGTAAAAATTAtggtgttattttatttattattcattaatttCTTTAGCTTtcacacatattttattaattttcgaaaatcttGGTAAACATACAAGAATAAGTTTGAGtctatttttttctctaaaaatcTAGATTTGTTTAAGTacacataatattttttagtttaatttctaattttttctaaaaatatttttatatttgtatattGAATTTCTAATTATTTCTCTTTACTTTTTAAgatataagtttgtaaatataaataagtttatttttttaataacaaaatcttagttttagtttgtttaaattatttattagattttcaataattttggtttaatttattaaaatatatttagattttttaagtaaatataatattttttgggaaattatcatatatactatttttttttaaaatttacggtttgggttgttCCGGTGATTTCTCCAGTAGATTTTATATAGGTTGCTAGGTGAATTTTGGTTGCGATTTATGTTACTCTGTTAGTTGCTATAGAAGTTTCCGTGTGGAATTCCGTAGAAATgcaaaaaaactgttttgaagtgtaaacaatgaaaaaaaaatcttttttttattaattttgattttataattattttttaaaattaatttttttaataaaataataaaattttgtattGATTATAATTCagagggtaaataccattttggaccctctgttttacaaaagttaccaattggaccttgtgttttgttaaatgacaaaatggactatgtattttttaaaatagtacaaataggaccctgaattgattttttatcaaaataaagtttaattataatccgatctaaaagtgctatgacagaactgtttacattttttgtatctgttcttattaagcattgtcttcaagttgtttgtattaaaaaaaagttgtcaaaaattaagcccagggtcctatttttactattttagaaaatacatggtccattttgtaacaaaatacagggtccaatctgtaacttttgcaaaacacagggtccaaaatgatatttaccctaATTcagacaaaaaaaatattaatatgtatttttaaaagaaaCATAACTCAACAAAGAATATAATGACGttatttttgaagaaattttttaataaattatatattttagaggAGAGTGTTTTGTAAGAATAgcttttatgaaatttttcattagcaaaataattttttatggtTGCAAAAACGACTATAAATTACACTGCAATCATAAGGTCGAATAAAGTAAATTAAGTGgggttattttgtaaattttagtaTTTCAATTTTCCACAAATTAGGTAGTGCTAATTATTGAAATATTTAATCACTTTTTTCTATTTCTACCTTACGGTCCTCTTCCCTCAACAGCTATGGTCATTTCATGCTCAACCATCCATGGCTTCCTTCCACAGTCTTCACTCAATGA
This region of Cannabis sativa cultivar Pink pepper isolate KNU-18-1 chromosome 7, ASM2916894v1, whole genome shotgun sequence genomic DNA includes:
- the LOC115696329 gene encoding F-box protein At3g07870-like, whose protein sequence is MEKSKKEDSTELFQYIPKEIIPNIMTKLPHDLIMKLRNSYKEWKQFTSNATFIADSFFHTKPNSILIQIPTFKPSTPAHKRKYKSKLLELDENGLGFKVKNFGMAGMRRVSSCCNGLLLVNDMNVKTLVVMNTMTKCYATLPTCPSHCPHKSCGMALVYISSKKQYKVIHIYNHGFGFELLTLGTTQWKVIPWPSLVDLYSPYHFFWSDPLCTNDQLLLHWKLNTFKHFIVTMDTHEERLWRTMLPYEIIGENFSIFEMKGCLSLMSNVSSTKFDVWVLKDFDEKRVWCKSFSVWADSITYLSPKFLPNSSTKALPDFSKLEAVMTLRNGEVIVLKNNKSGCCYLYETRLERLKKCSDDICWGKSNLLHYKTSFIYWENYEELLTRETI